One genomic window of Solanum dulcamara chromosome 12, daSolDulc1.2, whole genome shotgun sequence includes the following:
- the LOC129877008 gene encoding secretory carrier-associated membrane protein 2-like — MAGRYNENPFAEEANVNPFANGSSARGSTVDIPLDSEKDLKKKEKELQAKEADLRRREQEVRRREEALAGASVVLEQRNWPPFLPIIHHDIANEIPIHLQKMQYVAFTTLLGLAGCTVWNCMATTCVWIKGGDFGPWFFSLAYLLGVPSAYFLWYRPLYRAMRTDSALNFGWFFVCYAIHVVFCVLAAVAPPFVFRQNSMTGFLNAITLIGWNSIVGILYFIGAGFFTLESVISICVIQQVFSYFRGSGQAAEMKKQAARSVVTAAM; from the exons AATGGAAGTTCCGCTCGTGGTTCGACAGTCGATATTCCTCTTGATAGTGAAAAG gatttgaagaagaaagagaaggaACTACAAGCTAAAGAGGCTGATCTGAGAAGAAGAGAACAG GAAGTGAGAAGGAGAGAAGAAGCTTTAGCAGGAG CTAGTGTTGTTTTAGAGCAACGTAATTGGCCGCCATTCCTCCCAATCATTCATCATGATATTGCCAATGAAATTCCAATCCATCTTCAAAAGATGCAGTATGTTGCATTCACTACATTGTTGG GTTTGGCGGGTTGTACTGTATGGAACTGTATGGCAACCACCTGTGTTTGGATCAAAGGAGGAG ATTTTGGCCCTTGGTTTTTCTCTCTTGCCTACTTGTTAGGCGTTCCATCAGCCTACTTTTTGTGGTATCGTCCTCTTTATCGCGCAATGAG GACTGATAGCGCGCTGAATTTTGGATGGTTTTTCGTTTGTTATGCG ATTCACGTTGTATTCTGCGTCTTAGCCGCGGTGGCACCTCCATTCGTCTTCAGGCAGAATTCCATGAC TGGTTTCTTGAATGCAATTACTCTTATAGGGTGGAATTCGATAGTTGGG ATATTATACTTCATTGGTGCTGGATTCTTTACTCTTGAATCAGTGATCAGCATATGTGTTATTCAG CAAGTGTTCTCGTATTTCCGAGGTAGTGGTCAAGCCGCGGAGATGAAGAAACAGGCTGCAAGATCAGTGGTTACCGCAGCAATGTGA